The proteins below are encoded in one region of Sminthopsis crassicaudata isolate SCR6 chromosome 1, ASM4859323v1, whole genome shotgun sequence:
- the SMIM13 gene encoding small integral membrane protein 13 produces the protein MWQSVGLTLLVIVATLLCVLLFMLCGWYVVWHLFLSKFKFLRELIGDTGSQQGDNEPSESEAEPETPPTPQRIRSKTVWHRRPPVEETST, from the exons ATGTGGCAGAGCGTGGGGCTGACCCTGCTGGTGATCGTAGCTACGCTGCTCTGCGTTCTGCTCTTCATGCTGTGCG GTTGGTATGTCGTTTGGCATCTGTTTTTGTCCAAATTCAAGTTCCTCAGAGAGCTAATAGGAGACACAGGATCCCAACAGGGAGATAATGAGCCTTCAGAGTCTGAAGCAGAGCCAGAGACTCCACCCACTCCCCAGAGGATCAGATCCAAAACTGTCTGGCATCGGAGGCCACCTGTAGAAGAAACTTCGACCTAA